aattcctcacaatcaaatgtagaccgcattatcttccaagagaattctcttcgattataatcacagccgtatatatccccccccaagcagacacatcgatggctctgaacgaactttatttaactctttgcaaactggaaaccatttatccggaggctgcattcattgtagctggggattttaacaaagctaatctgaaaacaagactccctaaattttatcagcatatcgattgcgcaaccaggggtggtaaaaccttggatcattgttactctaacttccgcgacgcatataaggccctgccccgcccccctttcggaaaagctgaccacgactccattttgttgatccctgcctacaggcagaaacttaaacaagaggctcccacgctgaggtctgtccaacgctggtcagaccaagctgactccacactccaagactgcttccatcacgtggactgggacatgtttcagtattgcgtcagatggaaatattgacgaatacgctgattcggtgtgcgagttcattagaacgtgcgtcgaagatgtcgttcccatagcaacgataaaaacattcccaaaccagaaaccgtggattgatggcagcattcgcgtgaaactgaaagcgcgaaccactgcttttaatcagggcagggtgtctggtaacatgtccgaatataaacaatgcagctattccctccgcaaggctattaaacaagctaagcgtcagtacagagacaaagtggaatctcaattcaatggctcagacacaagaggcatgtggcagggtctacagtcaatcacggactacaagaagaaacccagcccagtcacggaccaggatgtcttgctcccaggcagactaaataacttttttgcccgctttgaggacaatacagtgccacagacacggcctgcaacgaaaacatgcggtctctccttcactgcagccgaggtgagtaagacatttaaacgtgttaaccctcgcaaggctgcaggcccagacggcatccccagccgcgccctcagagcatgcgcaaaccagctggccggtgtgtttacggacatattcaatcaatccctataccagtctgctgttcccacatgcttcaagagggccaccattgttcctgttcccaagaaagctaaggtaactgagctaaacgactaccgccccgtagcactcacttccgtcatcatgaagtgctttgagagactagtcaaggaccatatcacctccaccctacctgacaccctagacccactccaatttgcttaccgcccaaataggtccacagacgatgcaatctcaaccacactgcacactgccctaacccacctggacaagaggaatacctatgtgagaatgctgttcatcgactacagctcggcattcaacaccatagtaccctccaagctcgtcatcaagctcgagaccctgggtctcgaccccgccctgtgcaactgggtactggacttcctgacgggccgcccccaggtggtgagggtaggcaacaacatctcctccccgctgatcctcaacacggggccccacaagggtgcgttctgagccctctcctgtactccctgttcacccacgactgcgtggccacgcacgctccaactcaatcatcaagtttgcggacgacacaacagtggtaggcttgattaccaacaacgacgagacggcctacagggaggaggtgagggccctcggagtgtggtgtcaggaaaataacctcacactcaacgtcaacaaaactaaggagatgattgtggacttcaggaaacagcagagggaacaccccctatccacatcgatggaacagtagtggagagggtagcaagttttaagttcctcggcatacacatcacagacaaactgaattggtccactcacactgacagcgtcgtgaagaaggcgcagcagcgcctcttcaacctcaggaggctgaagaaattcggcttgtcaccaaaagcactcacaaacttctacagatgcacaatcgagagcatcctggcgggctgtatcaccgcctggtacggcaactgctccgccctcaaccgtaaggctctccagagggtagtgaggtctgcacaacgcatcaccggggcaaactacctgccctccaggacacctacaccacccgatgttacaggaaggccataaagatcatcaaggacatcaaccaccgaaccactgcctgttcaccccgctatcatccagaaggcgaggtcagtacaggtgcatcaaagctgggactgagagactgaaaaacagcttctatctcaaggctatcagactgttaaacagccaccattgagtggctgctgccaacacactgtcattgacactgacccaactccagccactttaataatgggaattgatgggaaatgatgtaaatatatcactagccactttaaacaatgctaccttatataatgttacttaccctacattattcatctcatatgcatacgtatatactgtactctacatcatcgactgcatccttatgtaatacatgtatcactagccactttaactatgccactttgtttactttgtctacatactcatctcatatgtagatactgtactcgataccatctactgtttgctgctctgtaccatcactcactcatatatccttatgtacatattctttatctccttacactgtgtataagacagtagttttagaattgttagttagattacttgttggttatcactgcattgtcggaactagaagcacaagcatttcgctacactcgcattaacatctgctaaccatgtgtatgtgacaaataaaatttgatttgatttgattatacagtatactatagaaTTCTATTGTAagtactatagtattctatactgccctaccaagcagaAAGGAAGGACCTGCTCATTTGGTCAAAAATGAGTTAATGTCATtttgctacattaaatacatgcttaatcacgtggacaagtatcctgcctctattgtGTTTTGGAGATAATGAGGGGTCATTTTTAGCAGTAACTGTACTAGATTACTGAgaaaccaaggtaaataaaagcTATTTTTCTCAGTTCCACCCAATGAGCAGTTACTggctttttgcttggtagggcagtatagtaaactgtagtattttttatGTGGGTATGCAGTCGTTTCTTAACGTACCTTGCATCTAGTTGGTTTCCAGTAGGCCATGCGAGCACTAGTGTGTGACAGGTCATGTGAGTGATCTGGCCTGAGAACAACATGCCTAAGAGGTGATGTCTAACTCAAGAGATAGAGCTTGTGTTTGAAACTGGCAGAAGACTCATCACTCTTTGATGACATAGTTTACACTGCCCTCTGTTGGTGATGGGAGAGCATCTATGGAAGTTCCTTTCTGAATTCTCCACTTACCTTCCCAGCAGAAACTGAGCAAAGTCCACTTTACTTCCCAGGAGAGACTGAGCATAGTCCACTTTACTTCCCAGGAGAGACTGAGCATAGTCCACTTTACTTCCCAGGAGAGACTGAGCATAGTCCACTTTACTTCCCAGGAGAGACTGAGCATAGTCCACTTTACTTCCCAGGAGAGACTGAGCATAGTCCACTTTACTTCCCAGCAGAGACTGAGCATAGTCCACTTTACTTCCCAGCAGAGACTGAGCATAGTCCACTTTACTTCCCAGGAGAGACTGAGCATAGTCCACTTTACTTCCCAGGAGAGACTGAGCATAGTCCACTTTACTTCCCAGGAGAGACTGAGCATagtccacatttacatttacatttaagtcatttagcagactttaCTTCCCAGGAGAGACTGAGCATAGTCCACTTTACTTCCCAGCAGAGACTGAGCATAGTCCACTTTACTTCCCAGGAGAGACTGAGCATAGTCCACTTTACTTCCCAGGAGAGACTGAGCATAGTCCACTTTACTTCCCAGCAGAGACTGAGCATAGTCCACTTTACTTCCCAGGAGAGACTGAGCATAGTCCACTTTACTTCCCAGCAGAGACTGAGCATAGTCCACTTTACTTCCCAGGACAGACTAGCATAGTCCACTTTACTTCCCAGGACAGACTAGCATAGTCCACTTTACTTCCTCGGACAGACTAGCATAGTCCACTTTACTTCCCAGGACAGACTAGCATAGTCCACTTTACTTCCCAGCAGAGACTGAGCATAGTCCACTTTACTTCCCAGGACAGACTAGCATAGTCCACTTTACTTCCCAGGACAGACTAGCATAGTCCACTTTACTTCCACGGACAGACTAGCATAGTCCACTTTACTTCCTCGGACAGACTAGCATAGTCCACTTTACTTCCCAGGACAGACTAGCATAGTCCACTTTACTTCCCAGGACAGACAAGCATAGTCCACTTTACTTCCCAGGACAGACAAGCATAGTCCACTTTACTTCCCAGGACAGACTAGCTTAGTCCACTTTACTTCCCAGGACAGACTAGCATAGCTTCTTTGAGATTATTCATGAAGGTAGAACTAGGGTGCCAACTGGAATTTGATTTATTCATCCTGTAAAATAGATTTTTAGATTTTTAAGTTTCTTGTCAATAATCTTTCACAAACCAAAATGTTAGGACTAAACTCctcgtctctcctccccctcaggTTTGGAGTCAGGTTTCGCCACTCTGCCCCGCCTCTCCCGTTCAGCAGAGCGTCAGTCGCAACAGGGAGGATCTATTTCCTGTACCCCCAATGCCCACGGCTGCTCGCTCACCGATGTCTCCGCCCTCCTGAAGTCCTCCGCATACCCCACCCTGACTTCTGACCCCGGTCACATGACAAAGTATGAGTCCCTGACCTCCATGGCCTCCTTCACCTTTGACCTGGGGCCCTCCCTCATGAGCGAGGTGTTCGGTTTGATTGACAGCCCTAACGGCCACCTAGAGCCCAGCCATGCCTGGGTGGCAGAGGAGCCAAGCGGTTCTGCATTTGTGTTTGTGACCAATGAAGGCTCGGAGATGGACTCGGAAATGGATGCCACCACTGCCTCATTGGTGGATTCTCTGCTTCGAGAAGACTGTAGCAGCAGGAAGAGTCCATATGGGATGGagtgggaagaggaggaagaggaggctaggAGAATGGAGATGAATGGAGGTGGGCAGCATCTTAAAGGGGCGGTGCCTGATTTAGTGATGGGCTCCCCATCTAGACAGAGGCCTGCTATGGAGAGTGAGAGGTTCCAGGGTGCCACTGATGTGCTGGGGGTGCTCTACGGAGTTGGAGGGACCCTGAAGGGGCAGCAGAGGATGGATCTGGAGGGAGAGGTGACCATGGGCCAGACCATGAAGAAAACACCTTACATCTGCATTACccctgatgaggaggaggaaatcAAAGTCTGAACAGAACCGACAGACTAAATGGACAACAATTATTTTAACCAGTAGTACCTACTACAGATGGGATTGGGATTATTGCTTAATTCCTTGTAAATACTTTTGTTTtaagaaaaaacattttttccatCAATGAGGATAGCTTTTTGAGCTGAGTCACCCTTGAACCCTTCTTCATCATATTCTAATATTCATTGGAGAAATTGAATTTTATAAGTCGTCAGAAGACGACTTGTTGAAAGATTATGGAGGCTGACAGTTCCCCAAGCGAACATACTGTATGGAAGGAGCTTGAACAGGCTAATAATAGCTTTTAAAAGAGGTCACTGGAACCAGTAGCGAACAAAGAGATGGGGTAGAAAGTGTCAGAGTGTACCAGAGAAAGTGGTCGTTGGACACAGAGGAGTTACCATGGAAACACTAAAGATGTTGCTCAACAGTGTGTAAGTCTGTTAACAGCTGGTTATATATAGTCAGTTTGGACTTCCTGAGCAAAATGCTCAATGTGTGACTTCATAGAACTATTCAAGGCAACAGGCAGGACACAAAGATGAAGCAGTAGCCATTTCTAGCCATTCAAACACTACACCAAGAGAGAGATCTTAAGTCTTAGAACATAACGTTAACTACAGGAAAACAATCATATTTTGACTGGTGCTTACACTTTTTATTGGTCTACAGATACAGTGTGAAGCACAAACCCTGAGAAATGTACTCAGAAGTTAAATAGAATAAGGTAATTTTGTACAATGTTGTAGTATAAGTATAATGTTTGGACAGTATGTTTGTTAATTCACATATTAACATCATACTCCATTTCGAAATGTTTCTCAAATTCATTATGGGTCTAACTCATATTGCTTTTTGAATTGATAGTCACCTGCTTGTCTACTATTCTGTCAACTAATGGTTGAATCCTCTTTTTAAAGCAGTGTCTTATATCCATATAACTGTGCTGCTGTTGACACCAATGATATTtctataatgataataataaatgcaataaaatgtttttaattagcattaatactttatttacatatctgaaaacatactgtactacaaaacagctctaaataaatcacaacaCATCATGCATATACAGAGGCTTCAAAGACTACTCACATCCCTCGTATTCCAGACACAacaatctcacccatctacatctACACCATaaggacaaagtgaaaatatgattttagaaatgtttgcaaatgtattgagaatgaaatacagaaatattgaatttacacccctgagtcaatactttgtagaagcatctttggcatgtctgcttttttttaacCAACtgtatctaccaataggtgtccttctttgtgaggcaaaGGAAAACCtccctttgtggttgaatctgtgtttgaaatgcacagctcgactgagggaccttacagataacgtagtcattcaaaaatcatgttaaacactattattgcacacagtgtgagtccattcaacttattatgtgacttgttaagcacttttctactcctgaacttatttaggcttgccataacaaaggggttgaatacttatttactcaagacatttcagcatttcatttgtacaaattttgaaaaacataatttcactttgacattatggggtattgtgtgtaggccagtgacacaaacatCTAAATggaatctattttaaattcaagctgtaactCAACAacatgaaaaaagtcaaggggtgtgaatgatTTCTGAAGAAACTGTATGGCTCAAGCTACAAAGCACTTGGACTTGGCTGCAGAAGCCCAATACATCTCTGGCCTTGATACGCAACCAAACAAGGTGGCACCAAATGTCAGGTTACAGTCTACATTTGTACCTAAAGCATAAGAAAACTTCTTTACACATGCTTAGATGACACTCTATATCTCTACCTCATCACTGCGCTATAGAGGTCACCTGTTTGCTCACCAGTACTGGGGGCTTGGGTGGTGGGATTTGAGGGGGCCTAATTGCACCCTTTTTGTTCGGGGCCTTCTTCAGGACCGGAGCTAGGGGCTTGGGTGCAGGGTGTGGCTGGGTTTTGGGTGCCTCTGCTGGTGCTGGGGTGCTGGGTCTGGAGTATGTAGCGACCACCTGCTCTTTACCAGGGATGAACCGCTTATGCTGAAAGAAGGAACTCTTCACtgtgaaaagagagaaagaggtagttgGGTGTTGAGGATTGATTGAGGATAAGTCTTATTGTGACTATATATGTGCATTATTATATTAGAGTATTTGTCTTTACATCGACTTGAAACTAAACCTGTTGGTTGTGGAAGTGCAACAGTTATTTATGACAACAGTTTCGTCATTAGAAGCCGTTGGTAATTTTGGCCACTGCTGCCATAGAACGTGGCTTCCTGTGTACTAAAGTGGAGCAGTACTTTGCCACTTATGCTGAGCTGGACTGTGACACACCTCATGAGCTCTGTGGATGACTTCAGCACCGTCAATAAATAGCGTTAGCTTACGACCACATGAGCTCTATGGATGACTTCAGCGCTGTCAATAAAtagcgttagctagctaccaCATGAGTTCTGTGTTTTACTATGCACCATTAGTATGTCATGGAATGGCCGTGGAGGGTCACCTACGTTTGTATGATGAGGTGATTGTCAGTATAGCTTTGGGGGAGTCCGGTGGGGCCTCTAAGATGGGTTCTAGTGATTCTGATTCAGGGCTCTGCTTCTGGGTCGGACTGCAGACAGACACCGGTGGTGGGGAAGGAACCAGGGTTGGGCCAGGAGACAGTTTGGGGCTGGGAAGTGGGGATGTGTTGTGAACCAGTGTTGGGCTTGAGATGGGGAACGTGCTCTGGGTCTGGACTGAGGTACGGGTAAGTGGGGTTGAGCTAGGTGGGTCTGAGGCAGAGTTCCCCCAGGTGGTGGTTCTATGAACAAAGGAGCCTGACTTGAAGATGAATAGACCTCCACTGTTCTGTGATCCTGAGCTGAGGAGGAGACGGTTGGTGTTAGATAGCACACTGTTATAATTAAAAAGTGAACAAGTAAACTCTGTTCAAATGCCTATTGACAATGTTTCATTCCTGttccgtctgtgtgtgtggtacctgaTTGTTTTacagagagaaggatgagaaggggtagaggaagagcataaggaagaggaggaggtagttcTGGCAAGATTCTCTTTCCCAGACTCTGAGGGTTCAGGTTCTAACAAGGTCAAATCTGAGACCCCAGGAAGATCAGGAATCTCAAAGTCCACCTCTGGAAAGGAACACAACATAGGTCATGTTGCATAAAAGATCCATAGACCTACCTAGCTTAGCTCAACACAGTAAGATAAACATGAATGGTCATAAGGCATTCAGGCAGCTCGCTCTGGTATCATAGTGGCGAACTTCCACAAATGTCATGCAAACCAACTCATCACTTAAAGGACTCCCAGTACTCCTCCCCGGAACATAAGTAAACAGAACATTGAAGGTGGTACTGTACCTTCTGGAAACAGGCTGCTGGAGTATTTTATGAGAGGCTCAACCACCGCCACGACCTGGACAGAGGAGGCAGATGCCATGTCCAACAACGCTGCCTCCCtgagagagaggaaaatagagAAAAATAGACGCCGGTATAGAattggatggaggagaggaaaattgaagtaagacaaagagagagggagggagaaagaaaagaggTTAAAGTCAACTACTAAATAACACAGACCTAATCAGATTAGTAACAACAGAAAGTGACATCAGGAACAACACTTAGACATAGGGCTATTATGACAGACAGATAGCTAGACAGTGTGGTTCagtttcctctctctgtcaccgtGTCAGTAGTACCCACCCCTCCATGTGAGGCCACAACAGATTGGGACCCAGTACTATGGCAATGTTACTGGGACTCATCCTGTTAACCGcctgctgctctgacagacatGACAGGAACTGTACCAGGTACCtaatagaggggaggagggagagagagagagagaaacagagagagcgagacggagacagagagagagaggcagataggaaGATATTCACAATCATCACACATCCTGCATCATTCTTGAGTGTTTATAACTTCACACAGGAATCTTTCaagatcacaggaggttggtgacaccttaattggggaggacgggctcatggtaatcgCTGGAGCCGAATTGAGTAGAATGGTATcagatacatcaaacacatggtttgttgcaattccattcgctccgttccataCA
The Oncorhynchus nerka isolate Pitt River linkage group LG28, Oner_Uvic_2.0, whole genome shotgun sequence genome window above contains:
- the LOC115112911 gene encoding cdc42 effector protein 1-like; the encoded protein is MNLGKIPGLKGLVAGSQGKRRFKGDLTLDMISPPLGDFQHTMHVGRGGDVFGDTSFLSNHGGATNGNGDADSVTSPDNKIGAFFSRTLRRVRKTPERPRGGSKDLSPPPPPISPIIKNAVSLPRLDVDSPNGCPAKNLFPASPTSLEETTYGYGLESGFATLPRLSRSAERQSQQGGSISCTPNAHGCSLTDVSALLKSSAYPTLTSDPGHMTKYESLTSMASFTFDLGPSLMSEVFGLIDSPNGHLEPSHAWVAEEPSGSAFVFVTNEGSEMDSEMDATTASLVDSLLREDCSSRKSPYGMEWEEEEEEARRMEMNGGGQHLKGAVPDLVMGSPSRQRPAMESERFQGATDVLGVLYGVGGTLKGQQRMDLEGEVTMGQTMKKTPYICITPDEEEEIKV